The genomic interval AAAGTACCCGATCAGGGATCATCCTCCCTACGGCACCTGGATCGAGCCAGGTAACGCAACCAAGGGACCTCCGGCCAGTGAAGAGGCCTTTCCTCGGCGACCGAGGCCTTAGTCCACCTTGACGATTCGACTCGTGATCCGCTCCGTTCCCACGCGCGCGCCGACGAAGTAAACGCCCGAGGCGCACGATGACCCCGAGTCCCGGCGGCCGTCCCATACGAGCGGGTGAACGCCCGAGGCCATCCATCCGGACCGGAGGTGCCGTACGGCGCGGCCGCTCGCGTCGTACACCACGACCTCGACCTCGCCGGCCTTGGGCACGGCCAGGCTGAACTCGGTCTCGCCCCGGAAGGGATTTGGCGCGACCTTGACCCACGGCGCCTGGGACGCTCCGGTCGCGGCGATGCCGGTCGCGATCGGATCGGTCGCGTCCACGTGAATCAACGTGTCCACGCATGCCGAGTTCTGATGCAGCGACACGTCGATCACGATACGGGGCCACTCGCTTCCGCCCACGATCTGGCCGCTGTCGAAATGCTGCGCCGGCTTCCCGTCCACCGAGAGGTCCAGGACGAGCTGATGCACGAGCGCGAATTCGCCCCCCCGCTTGTAGGTGCCGGAGCCGGTGATGGTGGCGTAGGTGCTGGCGTCGGAGACGACCCAGCGCACATCGGTGACCGCGTAGTAGTCGTACAGGGGGTCGAATCCGGTGTGCTGCAGGCTGAAGGTGCCCTGGATGGGATGCGTGACGATGGCGCAATCGCACATGGCGAAGCAGCCGGTCTCGAAGCGGGCGGTCTTCTCGAGCTTGTACGTGAAATTTTCGTCGGACGATGCGGTCTGGGCGAGGGCGCTCGGGCCGGCGAGCGCGATGCAGCCGGTGACCACGATGGATGCGAACCCGGGGATCCTCATGGCTTCCTCCCTTGTTGCGCGGTCGGAGATCACGCTACACCCGGGAGGGGCCCGGCTCAACATCGGGAATCGGGGGCCTAAGTGGCCCCCAACCAGCTCCGATCAAGGACCCCAGTCGGGGTCCGATTCGTTCGCGGGATTCTGGCTCAGGTTCTTGGGATCGGTCCCATCCAGCCGGACCGTGTAGATCTCCTCGTTCCCGTCGTAGGCGTCGGTGATGAAGACGATCCGGGAGCCGTCGGGGGACCACCGCGCGTCGCGCCCTGCCGTCGGCGACGACAGGCCGCCGCCGTCCGCGTGCATCACATAGACGCTGCCCGCCGCGCTGTAGACCAGCTGGGTCCCGTCGGGCGACCAGGCGAGGGAGTTCTTCGCGACGCCGTCGGTGGTGATGCGCTGCGCGCCGGTTCCGTTCGCGAAGACGGTGTAGATGTCGTTCGCGGCCTGGCCGTTCAGGCCGTTCGACACGTAGGCGAGCTTTGTGCCGTCGGGGCTCCAGGTGACGTAGTCGCCCCCCACGTGGAACCACACCCGGCCCGTTCCGTCGGCGTTCATGACGGCGATGCTGTCGGCCACCAGCGCGAGCTTGGTTCCGTCATGCGACCACTCGGCGCGCTTGCCGGGCGCGAGCCCGATCTGCGACGAGCCGTCCACGTTCATCACGAACACGTTCGAGGGATTCAGCTCGCGCCGGAAGGTGATCCGGGTGCCGTCGGGCGAGAGAAGGGGTGCCGCATCCTGGACGCTGTTGAACGTGAGGCGCGTGACGTGGGTGCCATCGTCCTGCATCGAGTAGATCTCGCCGTGCCCCTCGTCGCGGTTGCTCGCGAACACGATGGTGCCGGGTACGACCGGCTTGGGAACCGGGCCGACCTCGCCCCCGCGGCGAGAGAAGCAGCCGGTCAGAAGCAGGCAGCCGGCAGCCAGATAGACGATCTTCCTTCCGAGCACCTTTACCCCCGAACGATGATCCTGCTGCGATCGTAAGGACTGCGGAGACCCTCATCCTGTATCGGCAAGGACCGCCGGCAGGAACAGCGATTTCACGGCGCCGGGGCGGGCTGGAAACTACGTTATTGCAGAGCATTGCCAGGTATGTTTCGAGTGATCTCGGGGGCTACCTGCCTGACCGCCACATCCCCCAGAGAATCGACACCCCGAACGCGAGCGAGAAGAGGAGCGCGATCCGGAACAGCCAGTCCACGATCGGCTCGAGCGAGGGGACCATGCGGATGCCGGCCGCCAGACCGAGCGCGACGATCGAGGCGGCGAGCAGCATGGCGAGCACCAGCCGGTTGGTCATCCTCTGGAATTCGCGCGTCGCGCTCTCCAGTCCTCGGTGGTCCACCTTGATCGCGATCTCGCCGCGCTCGAAGCGGCCGAGCAGCCGCGCGGCGCGGCGCGGGAAGTCGGCGCCGAGCTCGGCGGCCTCGACCGCCGCCATGCCGGCGCGGCGGGCCAGGGCGGCGGGGGAGTAGCGCCGCCGCGCGAGCTTGCGAATGACCGGCGTCGAGAATTCCAGGTAGCGAAAGTCGGGATCCAGCGACAGCCCCAGCCCCTCGGCCATGTTGATCACGCGCAGGAGCTGCGCCAGCTCGCTCGGAAGCTGCAGCTTGTGGCGGAAGGCGATCGAGAAGAGTTCGTCGGTCACGGTCGCCGCGCTCAGGTCGCGGATCGAGGAGGAACCGTAGCGGCTGACCAGCCTGGCCAGGTCGCGCTCGAACGAAACGCGATCGGCGCGCGCGCCGGCGACCCCCAGCGCGTACAGCTCTTCCGCCAGCGCCTCGGCGTCCTCGCGAACGCCCGCGAGCATCGCGGCCATGAGATGCCGCTGCGTGGACTCGCTGATCCGCCCGACCATGCCGAAATCCACGACGGCCAGCGAGCCGTCGCGCTGCACGAAGAAGTTCCCGGGATGGGGATCGGCGTGGAAGAAGCCCAGCTCGAACACCTGGCGCAGGAAGAGCCGCACGGCGGTCTCGGCGAGCGCCCGCCGCGAGATGCCCAGCCGGTCGAGCCGCGCGGCGTCGGTGAACTTGATGCCGCCCACGCGCTCCATCGTGAGCACGCGCGTCGTGGTCAGCTCGTCGTGGACGCGCGGAATCCAGACGCGGCGGTCGTCGCCGAAGGCGATCCGCATCTTCGTCGCGTTCTGCCCCTCGCGCACGTAATCCAGCTCGTCGCGAAGCGTGGCCGCGAATTCCGCCATCAGCGGGCGAAGCTCGTAGTCGTGTCCCAGCGGGGTGTGGACCTGCACCCATTCGACGGCCTGGCGCAGGATCTGGAGATCCTGGTCCACCTGCTCGACCACGCCAGGCCGGCGCACCTTGATCACGACCGGCGTGCCGTCGCGGAGCAGCGCCTCGTGCACCTGGCCGATCGACGCCGACGCCAGCGGCTGCGGCTCGATCCAGGCGAACGAAGCAAGCTTCGGCCCGGGGAGGTCCTCCATGAGGATGCGGCGAATCTCTTCGAACGGAACGGGCGGTGCCGAGTCTTGGAGTTTCGACAGCTCCGCGATCACGTCGGGAGGGAGGAGATCGGCGCGCGTGCTCAGCATCTGGCCGAGCTTGATGAAGGTGACGCCCAGCTCGCCGAAGGCGACGCGCAGCCGCTCGGCCTGGGATCGCACTTCGCCGTTCCCGCCG from Candidatus Binatia bacterium carries:
- a CDS encoding FlgD immunoglobulin-like domain containing protein — encoded protein: MRIPGFASIVVTGCIALAGPSALAQTASSDENFTYKLEKTARFETGCFAMCDCAIVTHPIQGTFSLQHTGFDPLYDYYAVTDVRWVVSDASTYATITGSGTYKRGGEFALVHQLVLDLSVDGKPAQHFDSGQIVGGSEWPRIVIDVSLHQNSACVDTLIHVDATDPIATGIAATGASQAPWVKVAPNPFRGETEFSLAVPKAGEVEVVVYDASGRAVRHLRSGWMASGVHPLVWDGRRDSGSSCASGVYFVGARVGTERITSRIVKVD
- a CDS encoding AarF/ABC1/UbiB kinase family protein — its product is RRTRHIARVLGANGLESIAEATGLRRFLPRFGKDGGNGEVRSQAERLRVAFGELGVTFIKLGQMLSTRADLLPPDVIAELSKLQDSAPPVPFEEIRRILMEDLPGPKLASFAWIEPQPLASASIGQVHEALLRDGTPVVIKVRRPGVVEQVDQDLQILRQAVEWVQVHTPLGHDYELRPLMAEFAATLRDELDYVREGQNATKMRIAFGDDRRVWIPRVHDELTTTRVLTMERVGGIKFTDAARLDRLGISRRALAETAVRLFLRQVFELGFFHADPHPGNFFVQRDGSLAVVDFGMVGRISESTQRHLMAAMLAGVREDAEALAEELYALGVAGARADRVSFERDLARLVSRYGSSSIRDLSAATVTDELFSIAFRHKLQLPSELAQLLRVINMAEGLGLSLDPDFRYLEFSTPVIRKLARRRYSPAALARRAGMAAVEAAELGADFPRRAARLLGRFERGEIAIKVDHRGLESATREFQRMTNRLVLAMLLAASIVALGLAAGIRMVPSLEPIVDWLFRIALLFSLAFGVSILWGMWRSGR